The Toxorhynchites rutilus septentrionalis strain SRP chromosome 1, ASM2978413v1, whole genome shotgun sequence genome contains the following window.
tcgtaaacgaaagcgttacgccggagaccgagattttgagcgttaatagctcctaaacaactgaacgaaatggtatgataaaaacttcattcgaaagataaaatgtctacgcgttatatatttgttacttttcgatccaaaaacttgtttcaatagtcttaaaattgctttcaaaacaggctattgaaatcaccaatcggtatataagcgagcggcgctcggaaatccactcagttctaattgaacagcgattggagcatgttgtcgctgttgcggtgaagctctttatttaacatgaaagcgcggatgaacggtgtcaccaagagcctgtttgtgcaccctaggctagaagggaatctatcaggaggagagtgatgccacaaacggttccctgggaagacatcgctacacacacatacacgcgcggctattaacaggtggttatcgagttggcattaaccactggtgggcttccagtatcgaggaaaatgtggaaatatctaatcattgctggaaaataatctgccagttcctttgggaattttcaaaatatattcatgtgaaagagtttaattgaatgttttctatccatgtaacactgtgaccaaatatgtttcaatcaagtgctattaacaggtggttatcgagttggcattaaccactggtgggcttccagtatcgaggaaaatgtggaaatatctaatcgttactgaaaataatctgccagttcctttgggaattttcatgttaaatatattcatgttaaagagtttatttgaatgttttctttccatgtaacactgtgatcaaatacatttggttttgtggtttttcaatcaatcgcaattaacaggatagcttcagaagattattcttccccatcagtaggatatttccgtatccaatattgtatgcgcccgcaatcgattattgctcagtcgccgaaagttccgagctcagagagttcattcccctctagtttgccttccaaactgccatcgtaaaccacgccttctctcgattcaatcacacacaaaaagcatacttaagcgatattctggtggtgagacgcattcatttttcgtgaggacatcgacaagacaacatcgagatctgccctgaaacgcgagcagtttgtttgaaactgtgagggagcacagagaagccgatccttcaggagaagagaaggtgaccatcgaagcagccgctacacacacacatacacgcacggaattctttccgtttggatgccattcagcatcgagaaagatccggaaaataatctgccagttcctctgggaatttaaaattacattcatgtggaagagtttatttgaatgttttctatccatgtaacactgtgaccaaatacatttggttttgtgattttttaatcaatcgcaattaacaggatagcttctgaagattattcttccccatcagtaggatattttcgtatccaatattggatgcataaaaccttgtacctccaacgtaacgctctcattttcgaaatcccccaaatattcatttattcattcattcagaatggattcagattcaacttcaaacaaaggatcactgaatcaacgatagtcctacgtcaccattgcggttataccatagatataacccactttctgttttttgttcaagtaaaatgcacttgaaaataaTACTTCATTGACTACGCATGCCCAGGTCATCATACCAGGGTGATGATAGGTGCTGCATATAAAATTATGCAAAATCTTGAAGAATCGCGTTTATCTGTTACCGCACATTAAACCTatatgaaaattaatttcagtGTACCAAAACAGCGAAAGTAACAAACGTACATCAATGTACGGTAACTAGTCTCTGACACAAGCtgtttgtttacaaacattttAGGATCCGCCGCAGGTGAATATATTTCGCTgttcaaataatcatattttTAAGATTCTTATGCATTGAGTTTTTCCCTGAAATGCATTTTGTTCTATAATTGATAGGTTCGCTGATCCTTGTAACTTGAGAATTGCCATCAAAGGCCAGTtacaatctgaaaaaaatactgaggaAAATAATATTGTGCTGATCTGTTAATAAGCTATGGATACGGACAACCCGTTGTTCCTGCAATGTAGATTTTGCCTACGTATGGTGGATCCAACGCAGATGCAATCAATATACACTGATGATAAACCTTCTCCGTTGCATGATTTTGCAGAGCGAATATTGGGTGTAGAGGTAAATTTCGAGCAAAAGCTCTCAACATCCGTTTGAAAGATTCTTTCGTAACATTGTAGGATACTTTGGACAGCTCTCGGGTATGCAACACTTGTTTCATGATGTGGACCATGGCTAAGGACTTTTTCGATGCGTGTCTCTGTGCCACCGAAGTTCTCTCAACGGGCGAACAAGTAATGTTCAGCAATCCTTGGTTGAAGCACAATGAGCACAAGCGTATGTTCACAGAACTCGGTATAGTTGTCATGAGACATTGCCACGAAATGGAAACGCTAGTTAGCAGTTTTCAGCATCATCATAAACGAAAAAAACCGACGGAACACCTTCAAGGTGTTACATATGAATCAAATACCACCAATGCAAATAAAAAAGGTATTGAGGTTAAAGAGGAGCATCCGCTTGAAATTGACGATTCCTCTGTATACTTCGTGGAAGATTGCTCTGAGGAAATCATACATCCCACCAGACAAACCAATGCAACTGTGTCACATGCAGACAATCAATTGAAATCAAGTCCGAGCGGAAAAGAAGCTGCTTTCTGTGGAAATATGACTGCTGCAGTTGAACCAGACATCGAACAAATTGATCTTATCGATAGTAGCGATGATGAAAAAGAAATAATCTATTTGGAGGAAAAAAGCTCTACAAATTTCGAAGAAGAAACGCTAAGCACGATTTGTCAGATTTGTGGTAAATTAAGTGAAAATATGTCTGCACATTTGGAGACGCATTCAGAAAGTTCAAAACCAATAGAAAAGACGGTTGAAAATAGCGTTCAAAAAGTGGCCATCCAAGAGGAACAGGGCGTGTCGGAGAAGTGCATGATATGTGGTATCAAGTTAGCTAGTCCGTTAGCGGCAGCAATTCACTCTCGATTACACCCTACGAATAAGTTTAAGCCTAAGATAAAAGTCAGGAAGAACAGGACTAAGGcaaatgtaacaaatgtaaaaatcagaaagaaaagagagaaaataaaataattttccctCATCGCGGGTATCTGTGTTTAACTATGGGCCTTATTATGTAAATCGAGTCGATAAGAATCGACCATTTTTGTTCgcaaaatttcgtattttgtaaatcgagataatcttttttttttcaatcgtttatttgtacaggctcagttacataagtttaaaggaccCAAATTCTACATCTAATTTTTGTTCATGCTGTTTACAATTTTGCTTATTCTACGGTTAATAGGGtggagaaccgattactcgcggttagtAGGGTAACAACTTTTTATCATGGAGAGGAATGGACATATGGAGATTTGGCCAATACTGAAAATTAAACACGGAAATGAATAGTTTTgaggaaaatatagatttgggacatAGAATCAAGGTCTAACTGAGCCAAACACATCACGCACCGACACATTGGGTTGTTTCCCTCGGGCCCAAAGAGAGTTTTGTAAATTTGATCTGGCTACAAGCTACAAAGTACATCTCGCACtatcaaacaacatgctcgatgtcgtgattgTTGCTGACAAGATTTAacgaaactagctgacccggcaaacttcgtcccgcccaacatttgttttttgttattaataccttcaaacattcacgtttccttactatgagcaagttcatgggtccaatcgcagaactgttcattgattgatcctctaatcgaccccgttgaatttaccttttactataaaattcctagtatttctaacaaaactcatcattataatatcagattattttcagacacaattctcgttcatgatttttcaaccacttgcaaataacatgtttctccgttacatggaataaatgttttatacagaaaatatgatagaataaagacagacctaaatcggacaattccttcctcgagttgctcttatcaacacattctgcGATACTCTTTTATTGGAATAgacagaagaagatataggagtgcgtttcatcacattgaaatccatttccagtttcgaacaaagatcaatttcgctagcgcaaacattaaatggactaacagcccttatcactatgtaattgtagaacatatgggaatttaattttccgaattttccctttttccatcagagtttttcgaaaatttacaaCTGTCATGATTGGTTGGAatgtttttggttgaaatatgtgtaatattttttttatattctccaTTCctgaggagagaggggtgtaataccatcatagaaacatttctcatacccaaaaacccccacatcccaaattgtgcttgattagttctcgagttatgcagaagtttgtttttgtgtgcctcctgtaatttgtgtttcattcgtatggcagcccccccgcccttagagaggggggtggagagtctaaccatcatagaaacatttattgcaccctaaaaccttcacatgccaaatttcgtctcatttgcttgattaattcccgagtaatgcagaaatttgtatttaatttgtgtggcagcccccccttagagagggggaggggtttcaaactatcacgaaaaccttccctggccgcaaaaacccctatataccaatttgcatgttgatcggttcagtagtttccgagtccataagaatcagacagacggacagacggaaatccatttttatatatatagatagatagatagaagataacAGCGCGTctaacagtgattggacatgagtagggagaaggtgcgaatgaaGTCCCGACGATGTTctcggaccatggctccaggccagtggagaggaagccgtACCGTCGAGATGCCCCTTCATCGTTgtggggaaggaacaaggatcatCGTGACTGAACCCTTGTGCATGCGGTGTTCGGCATCTTTTAAGTTGCAgaaaagtaatgattttttgCTAGAAATCAGTCTGTTATCACCGTCGCTCACCAACTACTGATGGTTCTTTTGAGCCGTCCGTATATCTGATTTCGTGAGGATTTTTATCGCCTTGCAATCGATCGTTTTTATAGATTgttaaaacattttaaaacacaatacattaacattttttatttgattttattatattcactagaaataatataTATGGCAGAATAAcgttccgggtcagctagtaatctaTATAAAATAAGTGGCAAGGATTAATTTTCAACCCCcaataatgaattttattttttgtaattttcttgTGTGTCTTTGGCGTGTAATTGCATTTTTTCTCTTTAGAAATTTATTGTTGATAGTTAACAAATAACTTATTGTATCCAGTGTCTACAATGTTTTGCAATCAAGAATAGTTTCGAAACAATTAAATATCATAGATTAAAATCGAGATAAAACCGCGGATTATGTGGCATCTTCAAAATCTCTGTTGCTctgggtgacattgcgcatttcgaaacgagtgatttatGTTCGTTTCGACTATTTTGACATGCCTTTGACCAcctttgtttacgaacccaaaaattttacatttctctactagacaaattttgctctaaatctagtacaccgaacatatgaacttgaaaaagatacataatactaaaaccaattcgatttgagtttgaattttctcgaaacgagttactcgtttcgaaatgcgcaatgccacccctGGATTCAGTCATCGCTCACGAGCAAAACATGCGACGAGGATTTCCAACTTGTTCAGCTAACGCTAACTTCGGTCATTTTGAGTTATTGTTTATTTCGGGTGTTGTATTCGTTTTTAGTGCAATTGAACGAATGATaacaataacattttttttagcgCGAAGTGCaggtatttggattgttgtttagtagtatttttccaattcttatcgtgcaacgtaatttgtccaatataCAAACGCGATCAGTCAATACGTCCAATGTCACTTTTTAGCAACGAGAAACTAAAATCACGGAACTAATGTTaccatttgttttgttttttttttgagttactGACGGCTAGTAGTGAAAACTTTtaaaacaattcgcggaacaatgttccAATCTTTAGCTTCGGTTTTCTCGTAAATGTTACTTTGGGCCTTTCAAAAAATTGGGAGCACTCAAACAatcatatatcaaattaaaacatatatcaatatatcaacatatcaaattaaaacttgTTCGATCATTGATTATTCCACTATTTGAATACGGTGATATACTTTACGCTTAATCAATGAATTCGAAAACTACAATTAGCTTTTAattctacagggtgggccatttaaagtggaagcatctggcaaccccataac
Protein-coding sequences here:
- the LOC129761996 gene encoding uncharacterized protein LOC129761996, producing MDTDNPLFLQCRFCLRMVDPTQMQSIYTDDKPSPLHDFAERILGVEDTLDSSRVCNTCFMMWTMAKDFFDACLCATEVLSTGEQVMFSNPWLKHNEHKRMFTELGIVVMRHCHEMETLVSSFQHHHKRKKPTEHLQGVTYESNTTNANKKGIEVKEEHPLEIDDSSVYFVEDCSEEIIHPTRQTNATVSHADNQLKSSPSGKEAAFCGNMTAAVEPDIEQIDLIDSSDDEKEIIYLEEKSSTNFEEETLSTICQICGKLSENMSAHLETHSESSKPIEKTVENSVQKVAIQEEQGVSEKCMICGIKLASPLAAAIHSRLHPTNKFKPKIKVRKNRTKANVTNVKIRKKREKIK